The Fodinibius salinus nucleotide sequence TAATCCCAAAAGATCAATCCCTAGTATTTTTTAAACAATGAGTTGATACAGATGAAATTTAGTGTGTACTAAAATACACACTTTACTACTTTGTCACAAATTCTTCCCAATCAATTAATGTTAATTGTTTCATAATAATCACAGTCTGCTATATTTAGTGGTAACAAAAAAGATAATAAACTCCCGTGATATGAAGAATAAGAGTAGTATTATCCGTTATTCTACGCTCATACTTTTCATTATTTGTATTGCTCTCCCCTTGTATGGGCAATCCCAACAATTTTCTAAATCTGATTACATCAAATCAGAATACGATATTGAAATGCGCGACGGTATAAAACTGCATACTGTTATCTACCGACCCGACAGTGCTAAACAAAAACTGCCCTTTTTGATGAAGCGCACGCCCTACAGTTGCCGCCCGTATGGTGAGGAGACGATGCCACGAAGCATTCACAGCAACCCTCAATTAGTAAAAGACGGCTATATCTTTGTCTGCCAAGATGTTCGGGGGCGCTGGATGTCCGAAGGACAGTACTCTACGCTCACGCCCAACGTGCCCGGTCCGGGAGGTACCGACGAAAGTTCCGATACCTATGATACCATTGAATGGCTGCTCGACAACATATCCAACCACAATGGCAAAGTGGGTCAGTACGGTATTTCATATCCGGGATTTTACACCGCAGCAGCCTTGCCCAATGCTCACCCCGCTTTGGTAGCTTCATCACCGCAGGCTCCTATTTCAGATTTCTTCTTTGATGATTTTCATCACCACGGTGCTTATTTGATGAGCTACTGGTATGCTACTAATGTATTTGGATATCAACATGAACAGCCTACCTCGAACCCCTGGTACAATCTACCGGATATTTCTTCGAATGATGCCTACTGGTTTTATTTAAATAAGCTGGAACCTCTCAGCAAAGCTTCAAAATATTATAAGAAGGATAATTTCTTCTGGCAGGAAATCATTAATAATCCGAACTACAACAACTTTTGGCAGAGCCGCAATATCCTGCCACACCTGCGTAATATCGACCATTCGGTATTAGTTGTAGGCGGATGGTTTGATGCTGAAGATCTGTACGGTCCGCTCAATGTGTATAAAACCATTGAAAATAAAAATGATGGAGAAGCCCAAAACACTATCGTTATGGGACCCTGGAGCCACGGCGACTGGGCAGGGTCGGACGGCCCGCAAATAGTCGGTGATATTTTCTTTGGCAATAACCTTTCAGGCTGGTTTAAGAAAAATGTAGAAGCTCCCTTTTTCCGATCTAAACTCAAAGGAAAAGGCAGTGCCGATCTGCCCGAAGCTTATATGTTTGACACAGGACTTAAAAAATGGGATCAATTTGAGCAATGGCCGCCCCAAAATGCTAGCCAACAAAGCTGGTATGTACATGGAGATGGATCTCTTAACCTGCAGAAACCTTCTAAAAACAGTACCGAATATACTGAGTATGTCAGTGACCTTTCTCATCCCGTGCCTCATATAGAAACCCCTAAAATGCGCTTTACCCCGCGCCCTTTTATGACCAGTGACCAACGCTTTGCCGCACGGCGGCCCGATGTTGCCACTTTTGAAACTGAAGTGCTAAAAGAAAATGTTACGATTTCCGGTGAGATCCTCTCTAAGCTCTATGTCTCAACATCCGGTACAGCATCCGATTGGATTGTAAAACTGATTGATGTCTATCCGCCTTCGGTTAAAGAAGGTAAACATACCCCTAAAAATGTTGAGCTGGATAATTATCATCAGATGGTACGCAGTGAAGTTATAAGGGGTCGTTTTCGCGATAGCTATGAGAATCCAAAACCTTTTGAACCCGACAAAATTACCTCTGTAGATCTGCCGCTACAAGATATTCACCACACTTTTAAGAAAGGACATAAAATTCAAATTCAGATTCAAAGTACCTTCTTCCCCTATATCGATCTGAATCCCCAAAAATATGTAAAGAATATTTTTAAGGCCGACAGCAGTGACTTCCAAAATGCTACACAGCGGATTTACCATACATCCGAGCATCCTACGTCAATCCTAATGGATGTGCAAAAAAAATAAAACTTCCGGTATCGGTCTAAAAGAAGAGAACATAGCAACTACAATGGCAAACATTCATGGAAACTGCTTTTAATCCACCATTTAAATTTCTCAATGGTTAAGGAATAAGATTCGTGGTTCAACATGTTTCTCGTAGTACCAATCCACACGATCTTGATCCTCTAAACGAACTACTATAATGTATTCCAATAAAAAAAGCCCCGGAAATCCGGGGCTTTTAATTCATTTTCTATGAACAGTTGTTTAACTACCGTTCTTTCTAGCTTTAAAACGATTAATCACACCACCGTGTAATACAGCTTCCTTTTGCCGATCACTGAAAGTGTGCTTGACCGTGTATTTCTTATCCTTCGTTTTGTTGTGAATAACAACCTCGTTGCCATTCTCGATAGCCCCTCGGATGTCATTTACTTCAAGGATATCTCCTTGATCAATATCTTCGTAATCCGCATCATTCTCAAACTCTAATGGCGGGATTCCGAAGTTGATCAGATTTTGCCAGCCAATACGAGCATAACTTTTAGCAATGACAGCCTTCATGCCAAGATATCGGGGAGCAATGGCCGCGTGTTCACGACTTGAGCCCTGTGCATAGTTTTCACCAGCAATAACTACGTGGCCACCATGCTCATCTTTAGCTTCCATGGCACGGTCGTGGAAGTTCTCATCCACAACATCAAGCGTAAACTTGCTAATTTCAGGGATATTGCTGCGGTACGGAAGTACTTCAGCTCCAGCACGCAGAATCTCATCCGTTGAAATATCATCACCCATCTTCAACAGAACAGGAACATCAAAATCTTTCAGCTCATCAAAATTAGGCATGGTAGAAATATTGGGCCCTTTCTTGATTTCACCACGTTCTTCTTTGGGCTTTGGCTCGGTCAGCATCTCGGTATTGATATGAATTTCTTTCGGATGCTCAAACTTGGGATATCTCATATTGTAAAGATCCTCAAGATCCCGCGGATCAGTAATTTTACCCGTCAGCGCTGAAGCTGCTGCTGTTTCAGGACTAACCAAGAATACTGAGTCTTCGGGCGTTCCCGACCGATCAGGGAAGTTACGAGGCACCGTACGGAGACTATTCTGTCCTGATGCCGGCGCTTGTCCCATTCCGATACAACCATTACAACCGGCCTGGTGAATACGAGCACCGGACTGTACCAGGTTAAACATCACGTTATTTTTGACCATGTTCTCAATGATCTGACGCGATGTGGGATTAATATCAAAAGAAACGTTGTCCTTTACTGTCTTGTCCTTCACAATTTCGGAAGAGATCCAGAAATCGCGGTAGCCCGGGTTAGCGGATGAACCAATATACGATTGGTAAATGTCTTCCCCTTCAACCTCACGGACCGGAACTACATTTCCGGGACTGCTTGGCAGTGCAATCATCGGTTCAACATCATCAAGCACAAGCTCCTCGTACTTGTCATATTCAGCACCTTCATCGGCTTTAAGCTCTACAAACTCATTACCGCGTTCTTGTGATTCCATAAACCGGTGAATTTCGCCATCAGCAGGGAAAACCGTACTTGTTGCCCCCATTTCTGTTCCCATGTTGGCAATTACGTGGCGGTCCATGGTGGAAAGATTTTTCAATCCTTCACCAAAATACTCAATAACATATCCGGTAGCACCATCAACATCGTAGCGGCGCAGCATTTCAAGCACTACATCTTTAGCGCTCACCCAGTCGGGCAGGTCGCCTTTTATTTCAACGCCTAGTACTTTAGGCATTTTTATATATAGCGGCTCACCGGCAATAGCAAAAGCTACGTCCAATCCACCGGAACCGATTGCTAGCATACCCATACAACCGGAGGCAGGTGTGTGACTGTCGGATCCCGCCAGTGTTTTACCCGGAATAGCAAACCGTTCGGTCTCAATTGGGTGACTTACTCCATTACCGGGTCGGCTAAACCACATGCCAAATCGTTCAGCGGCAGATTTCAGAAATACGTGATCATCCGGATTTTTAAAATCGGTCTGGATCAGGTTGTGATCAACATACTGACACGACATTTCGGTCTGCGCCTCATCCAGCTCCATGGCTTCAAGCTCTAACATTACCATCGTACCGGTAGCGTCCTGCGTTAAAGTCTGATCAATTTTTAGGCCAATTTCTTCACCCGGTACCATTTCTCCATCCACCAGGTGGTCTTTAATTAACTTTTGCGTGACATTTAGTGACTGACTCATAAATATTTTTCTTTTAAAGTTCCGCTGTATTCGTGAATATAAACGTTTTTCTCTTAAAAAATCGTTTATTAAAATACCATTTGAATGCCCTAATCTTCAAGTTAATCCCCAAAAAACTTCTATTTATAAGTATTCTAAGCTATCATCAAACAGGGTGTTCGTTTTTAAACAATTTTTTTCTTAATTATAAGAGGATCTGATTCTTTAAACACCCAAATGATTAGTACATCATATGAATACCGCGGATCTGGTTAAAAAACTTGCCAATAACTGGGATATTACCCAACGACAAGCCCGAAAATATTTGGATATTATCATTCAAACTTTTAGCGATACGTTGGCAGCCGGAAATTCATTTACATTGCCCGGCGTGGGGACTTTTGAAACTACCACGCGCGATGAGCGTGAATCATATAATCCACACTATGAACAAAAGATGAAGCTGCCGCCCAAACGCGTAGTTCATTTTTCACCCAGTGCAGGATTAAAAGAAGATGTTAAACAAATAGAACAAGACAATGAGTGAGAAAGTAACGTTTCAGGAACTCATTGAGTCAATTGCCGAAGAGACAGATAATACCGAGCAATTCACTCACGATTTCCTCAAAGATTTTGCGGAAGTTATTAACGGTGGGCTACAGCAAAATGATACCGTCAATATTGCCGGCTTTGGTAAATTTAAGCTGCGCAAGATGGAGGAGCGCGAGGGTTATAATCCTCAAACAGAAGAAAAAATTACCATTCCCCCTCATAATAAAGTGGTTTTTAAGCCCTATAAAGATCTTCGCGAATTGGTAAATGCACCTTATGCCCACTTGGAACCGGAACTTATCAAAGAAGAGGACTCTTCTGTCAAGGAAGAGGAAGACACTTCTTCACCCACGACTTCGGAGACTGACGAAGGCCCAGCAGAAAATATTGAGAGTGATCAAGATACAACAACGGAAGAAGAAAATGAGATAACGCCGCAAGTAACAGCCGAAGAATCAGCACCGCAAGATACTGCATCAGCTGATGATACCACTACTGATCAATCGGATGACACAGAAAAAAGCAAGGTCTCAAACGAGAAGACAGAACAGGAACAAGATCCATTTGACTTTGATAATGATGATGCGGAAGCGCCAAATTCTTTACTCCAGGAAATTGCTGATGAAGATGATAATGAGGACCATGAAAGTACTGAAGATCTCACCGATGACTCTTCTGTAGATGACGATGATATTGTAGAATTTCAGGAAAGTCCTGCCCAAGAGGAAAGTAAAGATGAGAAAGAGGATGAAAACGTTGAAGAATTTGACGAAGATGATGAAAAAGATGATGCTCCTGCTTGGCTAGATGCTATGGTGGGACCAGAAGCATCAGGGAAGATCCAACATTCTGATGAGGAAGACGATCAGAAGTCTAAAAAACAGGGTCAAGAACCTCAACATACTGATTCTAAAGAAGATAAAGAATCTGATGAGACCTATATGCCCGGGAATGAATCTTCTGAGGATAAAAAAGAAGGTGAGCAAATAGAGGAGAAACCAAAAACTGCTAACCCAAACATGGATCGAAATATGCGCAATCGTAACTCCGGGTCCTCTCTCGGTATTTGGATTGCAGCAGCGGTTATTCTGCTGATGCTGGCAGGCGGGGTTCTCTACTTTAGCTTGATGTCCGACACAAACCAACGTAGATCAAACACTCAGAAAGTTGCGTCCACCTCTACCGTACAAAAGAATGACGCTAGTCAACGGCAAGAACAGTCAGCTGACCAACAAAAAGAAACCAGATCAGAAAATAAGCAGCAGTCCACATCACAGAAACAACCCCAAAAATCAGCACAGCAACCTACTGCCGAAAAATCCTCTGGGAATAAATCTTCTGCAGATAAGACTGCTACAAAGAATAAAAAAGTAAGTCACTCGATTAAAAAAGGACAAACCTTGTGGAGTATTGCCGAAGATAAGTATGGCAATCCGCGGCTTTGGCCCTGGATTTACGGCAAGAATGATACACTAACTAATCCACACGTAATCCAAACCGGGCGATTGTTGACCGTACCTCTGCCCTCTGGTAATCAAAATAGGTTGAGCCAGTCAGATTCTGTGGGTGTAGCAAAAGGATTCCTTTCAACTTATCAATGGTACAGAAATAACGAGCCATCGAAAGCTAAGAACCACCTTTGGGTGGCAATGCAGTACCATGAGAATATTCGGGATTTAGCAACAACTAAAATAGACCAAGCCGATCTTTCTTACGCCAATAGATTCCGTTAAATAACCGGGAACTATATACGTAGAAAATCTTAAATTTTATCACTGAAACTTAACACAAAAGGAGAAATATTTATGATTCGCCATGTAGTAATGTGGAAACTCAAAGATGAAGCCGAAGGAGCCTCAAAAGAAAAAAATGCGGAGAAGATGAAGCTGATTTTGGAGGGGCTTAAAACCAATATCGACGAAATTAAAAATGTGGAAGTCGGTATTAACATTTCCGAAGATGATGATGAAGCGGGTTCTCCACACGATGTAGTCCTTATTTCTGACTTCGAGACAGAATTAGACTATTCAATGTACACGCGTAATGAGCACCACAAAAAAGCAGTGAAATTTATTAACTCTGTTATTGAAGAACGTCATTTTGTAGATTACAATGTTGACATGTAGTGTATAAAATCCACTGACATTCTTTTACCCTGATTGGGCTAACCACTCAATCGGGGTTTATCATGAAGGCATATAGAATTTTGAACAACAAAAAACATTTGCCAACGGAACTACGATTTTTAATAATA carries:
- a CDS encoding CocE/NonD family hydrolase — protein: MKNKSSIIRYSTLILFIICIALPLYGQSQQFSKSDYIKSEYDIEMRDGIKLHTVIYRPDSAKQKLPFLMKRTPYSCRPYGEETMPRSIHSNPQLVKDGYIFVCQDVRGRWMSEGQYSTLTPNVPGPGGTDESSDTYDTIEWLLDNISNHNGKVGQYGISYPGFYTAAALPNAHPALVASSPQAPISDFFFDDFHHHGAYLMSYWYATNVFGYQHEQPTSNPWYNLPDISSNDAYWFYLNKLEPLSKASKYYKKDNFFWQEIINNPNYNNFWQSRNILPHLRNIDHSVLVVGGWFDAEDLYGPLNVYKTIENKNDGEAQNTIVMGPWSHGDWAGSDGPQIVGDIFFGNNLSGWFKKNVEAPFFRSKLKGKGSADLPEAYMFDTGLKKWDQFEQWPPQNASQQSWYVHGDGSLNLQKPSKNSTEYTEYVSDLSHPVPHIETPKMRFTPRPFMTSDQRFAARRPDVATFETEVLKENVTISGEILSKLYVSTSGTASDWIVKLIDVYPPSVKEGKHTPKNVELDNYHQMVRSEVIRGRFRDSYENPKPFEPDKITSVDLPLQDIHHTFKKGHKIQIQIQSTFFPYIDLNPQKYVKNIFKADSSDFQNATQRIYHTSEHPTSILMDVQKK
- a CDS encoding aconitate hydratase produces the protein MSQSLNVTQKLIKDHLVDGEMVPGEEIGLKIDQTLTQDATGTMVMLELEAMELDEAQTEMSCQYVDHNLIQTDFKNPDDHVFLKSAAERFGMWFSRPGNGVSHPIETERFAIPGKTLAGSDSHTPASGCMGMLAIGSGGLDVAFAIAGEPLYIKMPKVLGVEIKGDLPDWVSAKDVVLEMLRRYDVDGATGYVIEYFGEGLKNLSTMDRHVIANMGTEMGATSTVFPADGEIHRFMESQERGNEFVELKADEGAEYDKYEELVLDDVEPMIALPSSPGNVVPVREVEGEDIYQSYIGSSANPGYRDFWISSEIVKDKTVKDNVSFDINPTSRQIIENMVKNNVMFNLVQSGARIHQAGCNGCIGMGQAPASGQNSLRTVPRNFPDRSGTPEDSVFLVSPETAAASALTGKITDPRDLEDLYNMRYPKFEHPKEIHINTEMLTEPKPKEERGEIKKGPNISTMPNFDELKDFDVPVLLKMGDDISTDEILRAGAEVLPYRSNIPEISKFTLDVVDENFHDRAMEAKDEHGGHVVIAGENYAQGSSREHAAIAPRYLGMKAVIAKSYARIGWQNLINFGIPPLEFENDADYEDIDQGDILEVNDIRGAIENGNEVVIHNKTKDKKYTVKHTFSDRQKEAVLHGGVINRFKARKNGS
- a CDS encoding HU family DNA-binding protein, with product MNTADLVKKLANNWDITQRQARKYLDIIIQTFSDTLAAGNSFTLPGVGTFETTTRDERESYNPHYEQKMKLPPKRVVHFSPSAGLKEDVKQIEQDNE
- a CDS encoding HU family DNA-binding protein, producing MSEKVTFQELIESIAEETDNTEQFTHDFLKDFAEVINGGLQQNDTVNIAGFGKFKLRKMEEREGYNPQTEEKITIPPHNKVVFKPYKDLRELVNAPYAHLEPELIKEEDSSVKEEEDTSSPTTSETDEGPAENIESDQDTTTEEENEITPQVTAEESAPQDTASADDTTTDQSDDTEKSKVSNEKTEQEQDPFDFDNDDAEAPNSLLQEIADEDDNEDHESTEDLTDDSSVDDDDIVEFQESPAQEESKDEKEDENVEEFDEDDEKDDAPAWLDAMVGPEASGKIQHSDEEDDQKSKKQGQEPQHTDSKEDKESDETYMPGNESSEDKKEGEQIEEKPKTANPNMDRNMRNRNSGSSLGIWIAAAVILLMLAGGVLYFSLMSDTNQRRSNTQKVASTSTVQKNDASQRQEQSADQQKETRSENKQQSTSQKQPQKSAQQPTAEKSSGNKSSADKTATKNKKVSHSIKKGQTLWSIAEDKYGNPRLWPWIYGKNDTLTNPHVIQTGRLLTVPLPSGNQNRLSQSDSVGVAKGFLSTYQWYRNNEPSKAKNHLWVAMQYHENIRDLATTKIDQADLSYANRFR
- a CDS encoding Dabb family protein; this translates as MIRHVVMWKLKDEAEGASKEKNAEKMKLILEGLKTNIDEIKNVEVGINISEDDDEAGSPHDVVLISDFETELDYSMYTRNEHHKKAVKFINSVIEERHFVDYNVDM